A single genomic interval of Tursiops truncatus isolate mTurTru1 chromosome 1, mTurTru1.mat.Y, whole genome shotgun sequence harbors:
- the LOC101327843 gene encoding monocarboxylate transporter 1-like, with translation MPPSNGGPVGYTPPDGGWGWAVVVGAFISIGFSCAFGKSITVFYKEIEEIFKASTSEVSWLSSITFAVMYGGGPISSILVNKYGSRPVMIVGGCLSGCGLITASFCTTVQELYLCVGVIAGLGLAFNLNPSLTMIGKYFYKRRPLANGLAMAGSPVFLSALAPLNQALFAVFGWRGSFLILGGILLNCCVAGALMRPIGPKPTTAGKEKSKESLQEAGKCDANMGAGDANTEVNGRNPPKEKQSVFQTVNKLLDLSLFKHRGFMLYLSGNVIMSFALATPLVFLSNYAKSQHHSSEKSAFLLSILAFVDMVARPSMGFVANTEWIRPRVQYFFAASIIANGVCHMLVPLSSSYIGFCLYAGFLGFAFGWFGAVLFETLMDLVGSQRFSSAVGLVTIVECCPILLGPPILGRLSDIYGDYKYTYWACGIILIVSGIYLCIGMGIHYQLEAKEQKAEAKQNKESKEMEPKEVIKAAESPELKGTEAGPKEETLSG, from the exons ATGCCACCATCAAACGGAGGTCCAGTTGGATACACGCCCCCAgatggaggctgggggtgggcagtggtTGTTGGAGCTTTCATTTccattggcttctcttgtgctTTTGGCAAATCTATTACtgtattttacaaagaaattgaagaaatatttaaagccaGCACCAGCGAAGTGTCATGGTTATCTTCCATCACGTTTGCTGTCATGTATGGTGGAG GTCCTATCAGCAGTATCCTGGTGAATAAATATGGCAGTCGTCCAGTTATGATTGTTGGCGGCTGCTTGTCAGGCTGTGGCTTGATCACAGCTTCCTTCTGTACCACTGTGCAGGAACTTTACTTGTGTGTCGGAGTCATTGCAG GTCTTGGGCTTGCCTTCAACTTGAATCCATCTCTGACCATGATTGGCAAGTATTTCTACAAGAGGCGACCATTAGCAAATGGACTGGCCATGGCAGGCAGCCCTGTGTTCCTCTCCGCCCTGGCCCCCCTCAACCAGGCTCTTTTTGCTGTCTTTGGCTGGAGAGGAAGCTTCCTAATTCTTGGAGGCATCCTACTAAACTGCTGTGTGGCTGGAGCCCTGATGAGACCAATAGGGCCCAAGCCAACAACTGCAGGGAAAGAGAAGTCTAAAGAATCCCTTCAGGAAGCTGGAAAATGTGATGCAAATATGGGGGCAGGTGATGCAAATACAGAAGTTAATGGCAGAAACCCCCCAAAGGAGAAACAATCCGTTTTCCAAACAGTTAACAAACTTCTGGACTTATCCCTATTCAAACACAGAGGCTTTATGCTGTACCTCTCTGGGAATGTGATAATGTCTTTTGCGCTGGCTACACCTTTAGTCTTTCTTAGTAATTATGCCAAGAGTCAACATCACTCTAGTGAGAAgtctgccttccttctttccattctgGCTTTTGTTGACATGGTAGCCAGACCTTCTATGGGATTTGTAGCCAACACAGAGTGGATAAGACCTCGAGTTCAGTATTTTTTTGCTGCTTCTATTATTGCAAATGGAGTGTGTCATATGCTAGTACCCTTATCCTCTAGCTATATAGGGTTCTGTCTTTATGCGGGATTCCTTGGATTTGCTTTTGGGTGGTTTGGCGCCGTATTGTTTGAAACGCTGATGGACCTGGTTGGATCCCAGAGGTTCTCCAGTGCTGTGGGATTGGTGACCATTGTGGAATGCTGTCCTATTCTCCTGGGGCCACCAATTTTAG GTCGTCTCAGTGACATATACGGAGACTACAAATATACATACTGGGCATGCGGCATAATCCTTATTGTCTCAGGCATCTATCTCTGCATTGGCATGGGCATCCATTATCAActtgaggcaaaagaacagaagGCAGAGGCGAAGCAGAATAAGGAAAGTAAAGAGATGGAACCAAAAGAAGTTATTAAAGCTGCAGAATCTCCAGAACTGAAAGGCACAGAAGCAGGACCCAAAGAGGAGACACTTTCAGGCTGA